A window of Paenibacillus polygoni contains these coding sequences:
- a CDS encoding RsfA family transcriptional regulator: protein MTAVRQDAWSAEDDLILADVTLRHIREGSTQLAAFEEVGDKIGRTSAACGFRWNSFVRKKYDEAIGIAKAQRQKRSYSKRQSSVQPQVAALSVTDTEEMVYRSEAFSEETLSIDAVIRFLRQWKGMVHENARHLKLLEKELREKEEELNDLKFENERLFKQVNEVQTDYRVVNDDYKALIQIMDRARRLAFLSEEEEEVKSRFKMDANGNLERID, encoded by the coding sequence ATGACTGCTGTGAGACAAGATGCTTGGAGTGCAGAAGATGATTTGATTCTGGCTGATGTGACGCTTCGTCATATTCGTGAAGGAAGTACTCAGCTGGCTGCTTTTGAAGAAGTAGGGGATAAGATTGGAAGGACCTCTGCTGCTTGTGGTTTTCGTTGGAATAGTTTTGTCCGTAAAAAGTATGATGAAGCTATCGGAATCGCAAAAGCACAGCGTCAAAAAAGAAGTTATTCAAAAAGACAATCTTCGGTACAGCCGCAGGTTGCAGCCCTTTCTGTAACCGATACGGAAGAAATGGTATATCGCTCAGAAGCATTTTCAGAAGAAACGTTATCTATTGATGCCGTAATCCGGTTCCTGAGACAATGGAAAGGGATGGTTCACGAAAATGCTAGACATTTAAAACTCTTGGAAAAAGAGCTTCGTGAAAAAGAAGAAGAATTAAATGATTTGAAGTTTGAGAATGAACGATTGTTCAAACAAGTGAACGAAGTACAGACGGACTACCGTGTAGTGAATGATGACTACAAAGCGCTGATCCAGATCATGGACCGGGCAAGAAGACTAGCATTTCTGTCAGAAGAAGAGGAAGAAGTGAAATCTAGGTTTAAAATGGATGCGAACGGCAATCTCGAACGTATTGATTAA
- a CDS encoding DUF2626 family protein encodes MARMFRVLGFFTLTIGLMAFAANMLEMAFLFFFQTVFFVVLGYLKFTERTYILLFWAYMIVSFTGFSYWTVFEMGKPL; translated from the coding sequence GTGGCGCGCATGTTTCGTGTGCTTGGTTTTTTCACTCTAACGATTGGACTTATGGCTTTTGCCGCAAATATGCTAGAAATGGCCTTTCTTTTCTTCTTTCAAACCGTCTTCTTCGTTGTACTTGGCTATTTGAAATTCACTGAGAGAACGTACATCCTTTTATTCTGGGCTTACATGATTGTTAGTTTTACCGGTTTCAGCTATTGGACTGTATTTGAAATGGGCAAACCTTTATAA
- a CDS encoding extracellular solute-binding protein, which yields MKRRNHWILFVVLLLSLTILSPSLDLAQDQTREERDNVTDIFSVPAPETTHKNKPLSVLVSMEDEEYEIFQSFANNIAKEIGIEITITNREAADFYSAFKETFMMGESPDTLLIDNRYIKWYAKKGYARPVMGGDGNIAAADSFDSVLRAGEWNGYLWSIPMDVDPYVYAEYRNEETSEEPLQSTSTRDEWMSRLTGWGKRLNKPFYFNGEDPVAYASWLTFLGIYPDVSHVFELNGEQEEDTLQQIQAIQPLFSYIKTKRYNLSSVSGDFQAGIITLSELIPVHRQELSSYINNDVKSQSLAVKGRSFIISPKSTQKEATVEFLTKLTSPKSAKNWFALTGKLPVYSTLYTDSDLSDITNAIPLQALEESMEESLLQDEDHVLSDPEKSFAAAETIEQFVHGQISLEEYELQLALLMTDSR from the coding sequence GGAGAAATCATTGGATTCTGTTTGTTGTATTGTTATTGTCCCTAACCATACTTTCACCGAGTCTTGATCTCGCTCAAGATCAAACTAGAGAAGAAAGAGACAACGTGACAGATATATTCTCAGTTCCTGCTCCGGAGACTACGCATAAAAATAAACCTCTATCTGTCCTGGTATCGATGGAGGATGAGGAATACGAAATATTTCAGAGTTTTGCTAACAATATAGCAAAAGAAATCGGCATAGAGATCACCATAACAAATAGAGAAGCAGCTGATTTTTATTCAGCGTTTAAGGAAACATTCATGATGGGGGAAAGCCCGGATACCCTGCTTATTGATAACCGGTATATAAAATGGTATGCCAAAAAAGGATATGCTCGGCCGGTGATGGGCGGAGATGGAAATATAGCTGCTGCTGACTCTTTTGATTCTGTGCTCCGAGCAGGGGAGTGGAACGGGTACCTGTGGTCTATTCCCATGGATGTAGATCCCTATGTGTATGCCGAGTATCGGAACGAAGAGACAAGTGAGGAGCCGCTGCAATCGACTAGTACAAGGGATGAGTGGATGTCTCGTCTTACGGGGTGGGGGAAAAGGCTGAACAAGCCTTTTTATTTTAATGGCGAAGATCCTGTGGCCTATGCTTCTTGGCTTACTTTCCTGGGGATTTATCCAGACGTCTCGCACGTGTTTGAGCTAAATGGCGAACAAGAAGAGGATACATTACAGCAGATTCAAGCTATCCAGCCTCTATTTTCTTATATAAAGACAAAGCGGTACAATCTCTCGTCCGTTAGTGGAGATTTTCAAGCCGGCATCATTACTCTATCAGAACTTATTCCTGTCCATAGACAAGAACTTTCTTCCTATATTAATAATGATGTGAAGTCTCAGTCACTTGCTGTAAAAGGACGAAGTTTTATTATCTCTCCTAAATCAACGCAAAAAGAAGCGACAGTAGAGTTTCTTACGAAACTTACATCGCCAAAGTCAGCAAAAAATTGGTTTGCTCTCACAGGTAAGCTCCCTGTATATTCCACTCTGTATACGGATTCCGATCTATCTGATATAACCAATGCGATCCCGCTGCAAGCTTTAGAAGAGAGTATGGAAGAATCATTATTACAGGATGAAGATCATGTGTTATCTGATCCTGAAAAGTCCTTTGCTGCAGCGGAAACGATTGAACAATTTGTACATGGGCAGATCTCTTTAGAAGAATATGAACTACAGCTCGCGCTGCTAATGACAGATTCAAGGTAA